In one window of Pieris brassicae chromosome 10, ilPieBrab1.1, whole genome shotgun sequence DNA:
- the LOC123715071 gene encoding ETS translocation variant 5-like, protein MSQPPFPLSCTPWGALHYQHRCSSYNKCVEEDKTHEEAVSSSVDPWGDRLVSSSLCQTPSTSRKEAASPHVTTTHSGGGRRGALQLWQFLVSLLAEGARCVAWTGRGLEFKLHEPEEVARRWGAQKNRPAMNYDKLSRSLRYYYEKGIMQKVAGERYVYKFVCDPEALFSMARNPQPCDVISHLYYPPYLAPTSTASSEYPTTGIGRRFYENTQFDNT, encoded by the exons ATGTCGCAGCCCCCCTTCCCGCTGTCCTGCACGCCCTGGGGAGCCCTGCACTACCAGCACAG aTGCAGTAGTTACAACAAATGTGTGGAAGAAGATAAAACGCATGAAGAAGCAGTTAGCAGCTCTGTAGATCCATGGGGAGACAGACTTG TAAGCAGCTCGCTGTGTCAAACGCCCAGCACCTCTAGGAAAGAAGCAGCTTCACCACATGTGACCACAACACACTCAG GGGGTGGTCGTCGAGGAGCACTGCAGCTGTGGCAGTTCCTGGTCTCGTTATTGGCGGAAGGGGCGCGTTGTGTCGCCTGGACCGGACGGGGATTGGAGTTTAAGCTTCACGAGCCTGAAGAG GTGGCGCGTAGATGGGGCGCTCAAAAAAATCGACCAGCAATGAACTATGATAAGCTATCGCGATCTTTAAGATACTACTACGAGAAGGGGATCATGCAGAAAGTTGCag GCGAACGCTACGTCTACAAATTTGTGTGCGACCCCGAGGCTCTATTCAGCATGGCCCGAAACCCACAACCATGTGACGTCATTTCTCACCTCTACTATCCCCCCTATTTAGCACCCACAAGCACAGCAAGCTCAGAGTACCCCACGACTGGTATTGGGAGACGGTTCTATGAAAACACACAATTTGATAATACATga